In Zingiber officinale cultivar Zhangliang chromosome 11B, Zo_v1.1, whole genome shotgun sequence, a single window of DNA contains:
- the LOC122033936 gene encoding uncharacterized protein LOC122033936: MRRGRAGAGYRRGPGRPRKQPIEAEEPEPVTQEADSSRDPTDVETASRGQTHQTPRDQGHQPQEIPSVIPSGRNQEFQPQGIPSGIPSAFPTPATTDWMRDRARIPLLARSVKDRFTLYLGGADPWAARSWLKNVESTFEYLSCTDEEKVELAAYHLRDQAVTWWDMQKTIFGEQRITWAMFRDAFERQYFPATFCLARRQEFLNLKQGDRSVMEYNAEFCRLAEFCPHLVAQDYDRMQQFTQGLAAYIRIRMSGFPGSSYREVLDRALFIEMTQQQVNQEKGHEKQSSQKRGNRGQSSRAPSGGSSRPQKTGRTSDGGSRPPHHDQKNFGGTRCFQCGSKSHTRNSCPLDHAICFYCKLPGHESRDCTLKAQLEAPKVTSQGESSSQSRSQRRSQKTQSAPRQQRQQPSQGQIYHVQGQEPATTQYSAAAFSHQAFPAQQDFHPHQPYSAYQQQPQSQYQQPVPTPKMPAQATSGIPQPSSEVGRVYAVTREEAQRAEGSVFRGTITVYTFTADLLIDTGSSHSFISRVFLGKIGRFPSRRTHGLTVSLPSGEVLSISLEVKGCPLDFNGQTIMVDLQVLEMVEFDIILGMDWLAMNHATVDCRARIVTFRPPGLPSWSFIGTGGDGISVISAMQARRLLSQGCQGYLLSMVKADTDALPRLSDVPIVREFSDVFPDELPGLPPKRQVEFMIELVPGIAPVSKTPYRMAPKELEELKVQLQELLDRGFIRPSVSPWGAPVLFVKKKDGSLRLCIDYRQLNAVTIKNKYPLPRIEDLFDQLKDTCVYSKIDLRSGYHQLRVGDADIPKTAFRTRYGHYEFLFVIVFIDDILIYSRSEEEHRRHLRIVLETLRREHLYAKFSKCAFWLPSVGFLGHVVSSRGISVDPQKIEAITSWEQPKTVQEIRSFLGLAGYYRRFVEGFSSIALPLTRLTRKGEKFSWTESCEQSFQELKRRLVTAPVLVLPSGMDGFVLFTDASYQGLGAVLMQRERVVSYASRQLKDHERNYPVHDLELAAIVFALKIW; the protein is encoded by the exons ATGAGGCGTGGTCGAGCGGGAGCCGGTTATCGTCGTGGTCCGGGACGACCACGGAAACAACCCATTGAGGCCGAGGAACCAGAACCAGTGACTCAGGAGGCGGATTCTTCTAGGGATCCAACGGATGTTGAGACGGCTAGTCGGGGACAGACCCATCAGACTCCTAGAGATCAGGGACATCAGCCTCAGGAGATCCCTTCAGTCATACCATCTGGTAGGAATCAGGAATTTCAGCCTCAGGGTATTCCCTCCGGGATACCATCAGCATTTCCTACTCCTGCTACTACTGATTGGATGAGGGACAGAGCTCGGATACCGTTGCTGGCGAGGTCCGTCAAGGACAGATTTACCTTATATTTGGGCGGAGCAGATCCTTGGGCTGCTCGAAGTTGGTTGAAGAATGTAGAGAGCACCTTTGAGTACCTGAGTTGCACGGATGAGGAGAAAGTGGAACTGGCAGCGTATCATCTCCGAGATCAAGCAGTCACATGGTGGGACATGCAGAAGACGATCTTTGGAGAGCAGCGCATCACATGGGCGATGTTCCGAGACGCGTTTGAGCGGCAATATTTCCCAGCGACCTTCTGTCTAGCTCGACGCCAGGAATTTCTGAATCTCAAGCAGGGCGACCGGTCAGTGATGGAGTACAATGCTGAATTCTGTAGGTTGGCAGAATTTTGTCCTCACTTAGTGGCACAAGATTATgatcgtatgcagcagttcactcAGGGTCTTGCAGCATACATTCGGATTCGGATGTCAGGATTTCCAGGTAGTTCCTATCGGGAGGTTCTAGATCGAGCACTATTCATAGAGATGACTCAGCAGCAGGTAAATCAGGAGAAAGGACATGAAAAGCAGTCGTCGCAAAAGAGAGGGAATAGAGGTCAGAGTTCTCGGGCTCCTTCCGGAGGATCTTCTCGGCCTCAAAAGACTGGGCGAACATCGGATGGAGGTTCTCGTCCCCCTCATCATGATCAGAAGAACTTTGGTGGGACCAGGTGTTTTCAGTGTGGGTCCAAGAGTCACACCAGGAATAGTTGCCCGTTGGATCATGCTATATGTTTCTACTGTAAACTTCCGGGGCATGAGAGTCGGGATTGTACTCTGAAAGCACAGTTGGAGGCTCCTAAAGTTACATCTCAGGGGGAATCATCCTCTCAGTCACGTTCACAGAGGAGATCGCAGAAGACCCAGAGTGCCCCACGTCAGCAACGACAACAGCCTTCTCAGGGACAGATATACCATGTGCAGGGTCAGGAGCCAGCGACCACACAGTATTCTGCCGCAGCGTTTTCTCATCAGGCATTTCCAGCACAGCAGGATTTTCATCCACATCAGCCTTACTCAGCATATCAGCAGCAGCCTCAGTCTCAGTATCAGCAGCCGGTTCCCACACCTAAGATGCCAGCGCAGGCCACTTCAGGGATACCACAGCCGAGCTCAGAGGTGGGTCGTGTTTATGCTGTTACACGGGAGGAGGCGCAGCGAGCTGAGGGATCGGTTTTCCGAGGTACTATTACAGTTTATACATTTACTGCAGATttattgatagatactggtagttcccatTCATTCATATCTCGGGTATTTCTGGGTAAAATCGGGAGATTTCCTAGTCGTCGGACACACGGGCTGACAGTATCTCTACCATCTGGCGAGGTACTAAGTATTAGTCTGGAAGTCAAAGGATGTCCTTTAGACTTCAATGGTCAGACTATTATGGTGGATCTGCAGGTATTGGAGATGGTGGAATTtgacattatattgggcatggattggcTGGCCATGAACCATGCCACAGTTGACTGCAGAGCGAGAATAGTCACCTTCCGACCTCCCGGTTTACCATCTTGGTCATTCATCGGAACCGGGGGTGATGGGATATCAGTCATATCAGCAATGCAAGCGAGAAGATTACTGTCGCAGGGTTGTCAGGGATATTTGCTGTCTATGGTTAAAGCTGATACGGATGCATTACCACGACTCTCGGACGTTCCTATTGTTCGAGAATTTTCAGATGTATTCCCTGACGAACTCCCCGGTTTGCCTCCTAAAAGGCAAGTCgaatttatgattgagttggttCCGGGAATCGCACCGGTATCCAAGACCCCTTATCGCATGGCACCAAAGGAGTTAGAGGAGCTGAAGGTTCAGTTACAGGAGCTGTTGGACAGAGGATTTATCCGTCCCAGTGTTTCTCCGTGGGGAGCACCAGTActcttcgttaagaagaaagacggatcactGAGACTATGTATTGATTACCGACAGTTGAATGCGGTCACTATCAAGAACAAATATCCACTGCCACGTATAgaagatttatttgatcagctgaagGATACCTGTGTATATTCAAAGATTGATTTGCGCTCAGGCTATCATCAGCTCAGGGTTGGAGATGCGGATATtccgaagacagcatttcgcactcGTTATGGTCATTACGAGttcttg ttcgttattgtgtttatcgacgaTATTCTGATATATTCCCGATCTGAGGAGGAACACAGgcgacatcttcgcatagttttggAGACGCTACGGCGAGAACACCTCTATGCGAAGTTTAGTAAATGCGCCTTTTGGCTACCTTCGGTGGGTTTTCTTGGACATGTCGTTTCCAGCAGAGGTATATCAGTTGACCCACAGAAGATTGAGGcaatcactagctgggagcagccgaagacaGTACAGGAGATACGTAGCTTTTTGGGTCTAGCTGGCTATTATCGGAGATTTGTCGAGGGTTTTTCCAGCATAGCCTTGCCTTTGACACGATTGACCCGGAAGGGAGAGAAGTTTAGCTGGACGGAAtcttgtgagcagagcttccaggaGCTCAAGCGGAGGCTTGTTACTGCACCAGTGTTAGTACTTCCCTCTGGcatggatggatttgtacttttcaCGGATGCATCTTATCAGGGATTGGGTGCCGTACTTATGCAGCGCGAACGTGTGGTGTCATATGCCTCGCGTCAGCTGAAAGatcatgagaggaactatccagttcatgatttggagttggcAGCTATCGTCTTCGCATTGAAGATTTGGTGA